The DNA region CAAAGCAAGTGAGAGACAAGCAAATAGCACGGGTTATTGGAAAGGTTTGCTTATTCAGTTGTCTTTGTTCTTCTTAAGCATCTGTCCCAGATATATGTAATAAGTAATTCAATTATTCTGAATGCTTCTCGCGTGCTTATTGGTTATCTTCTGAATTTCCATGAAGTATTCAATCAATTCAATGCTTATTTGCAAGCTCTCCAACTGCTTTGTTGCATCATTATTTTCTACTTTGATTGCAGATAACAACAATTGCTGCTGCGATTAATCTTAGATTGGCAGGAAGGCCGCCTGTGCTTCCATCCAACAAACTTTCTTACACAGAGAACTTCCTATACATGCTAGATTCTTTGTATGTCTTGCTGTATTAAGTCTGATTGATATTTGGAATAACCTGAAgttgttttttgtgttttaagttattttttcttctgaatTCTGAGCTTCATGatggttttcatttttcttttcctctggctctgatacaaaaaaaatctatatcttATCAAAAGTAATAtgatttactttaaaaaaaaaaaagtagtattatttaatttttgatggTAGAATGTTAACTAcatatctaatttatttttgttatcgtGAGATTTATCAGCATAACTCAAATAAAATCTCCTTTAACCATGTTTTCAGTGGCAATCGATCATATAAACCTAATCCTCGACTAACTCGAGCGCTGGACATTATCTTCGTCCTGCATGCAGAACATGAAATGAATTGCTCTACATCTGCTGTACGTCACCTCTCATCAAGGTAGACATCTTACTACCTAAGCAAGAGGTTCCTGCAAATCAAACTTACAGAGTCAGCTTTGACTGATAACAGACACAATTTGGGCTAAGTAGATTTTCCAAGCAAAATGAAGCAACTTGCTTATATTATGTAACTATTACCTTATTTGTGCTTTGCAGTGGTGTTGATGTATATACTGCTATTGCTGGGGCTGTTGGAGCTCTATATGGACCTCTTCATGGTGGAGCCAATGAGGTAACGTAAATGGCTTAGGATGTTCTCATGATTATTTTCCAATTGCTTATTTAAATATGGAAAGCAAACAAAGCAGAAGTCTAACCTTTGACTGTACTCATTGAACGAGGCTAATGTAACTTTTGGTTATGCAGGCTGTCCTCAAAATGTTGAGTGAAATTGGAACTGTTGAGAACATTCCAGCATTCATTGAGGGTGTTAAAGCCAGGTGGCTAttactttccttttctttttcttttcatgtgtCTGTTTATCCTATCTGTGTAAAAAGGATGATGGTGTGATGACTTGCTCTTTTATGACTCCTATTTTTTGGGTCTCTTCACAGCCAGCAGGGAAAatgataagttttatttgatataCTGTCTGTTGCTTTTTCTCCAGGAAACGGAAGCTCAGTGGTTTTGGACATCGTGTGTACAAAAATTATGATCCAAGAGCAAAGGTCTTGAGGAAACTGACAGAGGAAGTGTTTTCCATTGTTGGCCGGGATCCTCTTATAGAGGTGTTTATCCATTTTTGTGCTTGCTATGTATCTTTTGTATAATCCTTACACTGGATATGCTGTTaaacaatatcaaaatattacattttGAAAGTTTTTTCCGTACATGTTATTTtgagacatttttttaaaaaatctgttGCAAACTATTTTGCATAGTTTTTACATATAATGTATATATGTACAAGTATTTGAAATAAATTCACGACAGTTCAGTCAAATTTTGTTACAGGAAAATTTCATATGCTTAAAGTGATGTCGACTCAGTTCCATATATTCAGTTTGAACTTGAAAGTTTCATCTGAAATTATTTGATTGTGCAGATTGCTGTTGCCTTGGAGAAGATTGCACTGTCTGATGAGTATTTCATCAAGAGGAAGCTATATCCAAATGTTGACTTCTACTCTGGACTGATTTATAGGTAACCTATTATTGCATCCAGTTTTTGTAACCAGGGAGGATAACAACATATGTTACTCCTCCCACATTATATGACTAGGATTGAGCTGATGGTTTTGTGCCATCAGGGCCATGGGGTTTCAACCTGAGTTTTTCACTGTTTTATTTGCCATCCCTCGAATGGCCGGGTACTTGGCACATTGGCGAGAGTCCTTGGATGATCCTGATACAAAGATTATGAGACCTCAACAGGTTATTTCCTTTCCTTAAATCATTTCTCTGGTTATATCATGATCTTGCATATTGGCATAATCATTCTTGGTTAATGTGTGCTGATATGCTTGTACGTATGATGTGCTGATATTCTTAGTTGTATCGGTGAGGCTGAATTATATCTTTAGCAATGGGAAATATTTGTAAATACAACAGACTGATATGGTAAACCAGTAGTGGATATATGCTGCTTACCCTGTGTCATTATTAGGCTTGATGTGGCGGAAATGACTTAAGCTGGGTTAGTTTTAGATTAAGGCTTGTTTGCATAAATTTCTCCATAAGCACTtatagaagaaaagaagaaaaaatgaaatatgtttctccaaaagttaaaattagcttatgcataaaCTAATTTGTAGAAGCACTTTCATATTAGCTTTATCCAAAAGCTGATTTTTAAGTTATGCATAAGCTAAATTTAACTTATGGAgaagcttatttcatttttcttattctaCTAATGCTTATGaaaaagtttatccaaatagATCTTAAATGGTAAGTAGTTTTCTGCCAACATTTTCTCATAGCAAGCATTCCACTTagcagttaaaaaaaatcacacaatatTTTGCTGTTATTTTCTTGGTAGTTGATGAAGTTTGATCACCATATCAGCCACACAAATGAGATGTTATTGCATAGACCATGTTTGTTTGTGCAGTTAGTGAATTACTCCCTCCATCCCAAAATAATAGTCATCCTAGGTTGTCTTATACatactaagaaaaaataataaatagatgaaagaaagtactaattttgcaaaattaaCCTTACATTGTCATTAATCCATTTCTAGATTTTATAAttcatcattaatatataaGGGATATAAGtggaaaaaagtaattaatgttacattgaaaaactaaaatgataattataatgaggcacttttttttccttacatGACAATTATAATAAGATGGGGGAGTAATTGACTAGGGCAAATGTTACCATTTTATTACAGGTTTTTGGATTTTTGAGCTACTCTTATTATGACTATTTGATGTTCCAGGTTTATGTTGGGGAGTGGTTGAGGCATTATGCACCAATTAATCAAAGGACTGCATCAAGTAACACTGACAAACTTGGTCAATTGGCTGTATCAAACGCCTCAAAGAGGCGTCTTGCTGGATCTGGGGCTTAACTAGTGAAACTGCCAAGTGCTCAATAAGGTCCAGACTCcagagaaaaaattaattttttttctggtacataaaataagtttgtttgtttatgtataaaattatgatatcaaatagataaataaaatcatgaaatcAATAAGACCATGGtttcagtattttttttctatctgaaaaaaaaaagaaagactcCTTGTATTTGCAATGTCATAACATAAATTGTATAATTCTGAAATCTCTATCTCAATATGGAATGTGGATCAGATGACATATGGAGGCTAGTACAATTGTTAGAGGTAGGGAGAGACTaagaaaaaactgaaaattaaatcattatAAATGGTTTAAAGGGAAATAATTGGTTTGTTAATACAATCTAAAATAGAATATTAGTGTTGTAAGCTTAATgggaaaaaaaacttattatctTCGTTGTTTATGAGTTTTTTATTACCTAAATTTTCTTTGGTATAATCTAAATGAGGTaaggggttttctttaaaagcaTGTCACTGCATAAATTAAGCAAGCTGGTGGAATGTTGATGGGATTTGCAAGTTCCGGCTTTCAACTATTCAAGTAGGTCTTGTAGTAGACTAGTAGTTATGCTGATAATTTCATCAATATAAGTTGTAAAAATtgtgaataatttaaattaatgaatcAATCGAAAATAAATACTTATGAGGATAAACCAATACGGTCATGGTCGATGACTGAGTTTCTTAAtcatacttttaaaaatttgattccTTGGCCGTGTTATGGAgatatattgattttaaaagaaaaaaaatacttatgaaaATAAACAAACTAATAACTTTTGTGtgatattatgttttttaatcacCGATGCAAAGTtaaaagtggaaaagttttaTCTTGTACCCAAAAGCTTTAGTAAACAGGAAAGATGAGGCAGGGGTTTGGGGTATTATCAAGCTTAATATATGAAAAcatcattttaacttttaaaatttaaataaatgtgtTGATAAATGAcatcagttatcttaagaaggggtgaattaatttatcactaacaaaacaaacttttaacccccttttaaatgatagacttagaatgcagaactagaaacaacaatcaatttaataattttctttaaacatacaaaattgcaataatataaatttgataagggaagagagaaatataaactcgatttatacctgaaccacacaggaacaacctttcccttgtgttcataaattcttacaacttaagagacccttggtcccttaatcaatctctttgaataagaagaagaagaattccttctttaagagaaagatattacaattgaagttcaTGGATGAattcttaatggatttgcaagtgtttgcccaaaaGTTGTTCAGAGAGCATTTGGGAATGAAGTTCtattggaatatctctctcatactttttgaagtcaaacacacatatataggtcCTTCGTGCATTTTCAagatggtttgaagagatgtgccTTTTCAAGAAGCTTTTTCTGATATTctttactggtaatcgattacagttatattttgaaggatcatgaagtttgaatttgaatttcaagagtttcattactggtaatcgattacaggttcaaaaatcaaattcaaaatcctttttaacagctatttttcaaacttttcttttcttctagtTACACTGCCtcttaatcgattaccagagcctttcATGTTTGACTTGATTTTTAGTTAATCTTAGAGTaagactttgtttgttgaagtaatcttgtgTTAATCTTAAAGCAATGTTTATCCTTTGAAATAACCTTacttgattcttctttgacatcatcaaaattcattcatgtattcatacattcacaaaatGTATATCTTATATTATTGTTCTtctctaaatatattttaaaaataattatctaaaaaatgaagtaaaaataataattttattatgataacaaattttaattatattttatttccatGAGTCCATATTAAATGCTTACTTGTGTAAAAATAAGTGTAAAACATGAATTTGGCATCCATTCTCTAACCTTTAAATGGATAAAGCTATTAAACTAATTTCTTAATAAGCTATATTCTATTTTAGCTAGAGATTAAGAATTTgccaataatttcttttaataagtAGGTTCTTAATGAACATGGAAAGGGCactaaaaataaatgaacatGGAAAGAGTACCCgaaaaattactttttgatAATAGTGTCCTATGGAGAATCGCATAATTCAGCGTTAGTTATATATGGCATAAGTTGCCTAACATGTGAAAAaagacatatttttaattttaaaatataaatttcaattcaTCATCTATCTATCCTATATTTTTCTCTGCAtgcaatttataaataattatctcaaaagaagttaaataaaaaatattttgctataaaaataaatttaattgcgtatgtaaaaatattagatataaaaactaaaaatcgtttgataattattttttgctttgGAAAGATGTTACCCTCATTCGTTTTCTTTAATTCCGTAGCTTTTGTTGTGTAGTATTTGGTACCATAGTTCAGGACAAAAACTTAAAGcgttttaaaaatagtttatatacaaataacttcttctagtttatatatataaaaaacaaaactgtaCCAAAAAAGCCTTCAGttgtatttgaatttgattgagagaaaaaataaccCAAAAAATTCGGAAGCTACTCTTTATCAGAGCCAGGTTTCGATCCTGGGACCTGTGGGTTATGGGCCCACCACGCTTCCGCTGCGCCACTCTGATTGTTGAAgtattattcataataatattaCTTATTCTAGAAAATTGTAtggtatttaaatttaatgaaagGAGCTGTTTTCATCTTTTTTGGGTACATAAACAGTTTTCTTCTTAATGCCTAcgctttaaatttaaaaaaacaataaaaatagaaataaagaatGCACATGAAATTGAGATTTGGTTGTGGGATTCTCACAAACTTGATCGTGGTAAGCAAATGTTGCAATGTCGGGTAGTTACTAAAGCAAGGAATTACGTGGGAATGGAATGAATTTGATATTCAATTAGGTTTGGTGATGGAGTAGCTATAATGTTAGGCTCTACAATTACATGACTGGGTTCCGTTTTGATGTTAATGGGTACCTGTTTTTTGCATTAATATTTTGGGAGGCAATTTTTCAAAACGAaaatttcttccttcaattgaaattcaagTTTTGATTAGTGAAAAAACACAAGTtatatgaatttgattttcttatttaaataatacaaatttagagttttatctttacttgtttaaaaatttagaaactttaacgtgatttaataaattatttattatttattatttaattacttttatctattttttctttaaatcactactagaaaataaggttttaacatcggttatttaagactttcaacatcggttattaattgatgttgaaagtaccgatgtGGAAAGTAgtatcattaacatcggtttttcaaaaccgatgttaactaatacatacaacatcggttatttaaataagcgatgttatatgatacgaattatgaaaaaaaaaaattataaatctataaattaacatcggttttttaaaaaactgatgttgtaagtgacatttaacatcggttttttaaaaaactgatgttgtaagtgacatttaacatcggttttttaaaaaactgatgttgtaagtaacatttaacatcggttttttaaaaaactgatgttgtaagtgacatttaacatcaattttttaaataacaaatgtTAAATGTGACATgtgacatcggttttttaaaaactgatgttgtaagtaacatttcacatcagttttttaaaaatctgatgttgtaagtgatatttaacatcggttatttaaataggcgatgttatatgatatgaattatgaagaaaaaaaagttataaatctataaatcaacatcgatttttaaaaaactgatgttgttagtgacatttaacatcggttttttaaaaaactgatgttgtaagtgacatttaacatcggttttttaaaaaactgatgttgtaagtgacatttaacatcggttttttaaaaaacggatgttgtaagtgacatttaacatcggttttttaaaaaactgatgttgtaagtaagatttaacatcggttttttaaaaaactgatgttgttttagaaatttatttttaacatgatgtctgttttttcaataaatcccaaaaataacctgcaaattttaaaatcagaccacacaacatataattttcattctgttttgaaacagtttttaccagaaaattcaataagaaatttactaattactatgaatttaaaacatatttaatgttgAGACATGAATTGTAAATTAAGTAAGTAAATATAAACTACAATTACAAGATTGTCTAAACatcctaagtttcatttttCACTTTCAAATAGTACTTTGCCCACTGGTTGCGAAGTGCCTTCAATCTttctggttccaatggtctaggatcagtgaaatactgcatgatataataaaacataagttaataatatattagcaatcataataatatgaaatttggtgaattaaaaattaccatttcccaattattctggaaatttcctaagattatagttgacatccaatgcatgacgtaatacccacactcagtgcttcctttttgtctattacactaaatacattatgaaatttagatatgcaACGTTcagtacaaattagtctacacaatactaaaatataagtgaaaacatattgtttaaataacttactttaacaacaatccacctagcaggagtcttggatttactttgttgagtatcgtcaagtcctttcaaagcactattgAATACAAACATAGATTCTTAttgtacatttaaaattttgatttacctgactaatgctaatgcaaatatattaaaaaacaacactgacctattaattatgcctttgaggtagttgtctggcttattatgcaacgaacaaaaccaaatgacaacattttccttaggcaaaatgacgaccatttgccaatgtgcactgcagtggagaccaatatatgttattatactattatacattatttaaattcatttgttgagtttaagttacccattcaagtaggctcctaggtacacatctcgttttgaattttgcatccagttcttaatgtaattttctgattcaaattgtgattggccAGATCTCTGGatagactgtggctcgaggaatccatacacatcgatATTCCcagctcgcatacttgtctcagtcatatgcctattattgttaacacaaagtaaattatgcatgaaggtaaaacaataaattaggtaactaacaataatctaaattgacttacagaatccacaactgtataacagatatgctgagacattgaccaccatgtgcaatttcagacagatcttcatgctttatgtacaagggaaaGTTTTCATTAAATAGGCCAAAcaaggtagcatcccacataacctgcaatggcttcagaaaaagctgtggaatggtcaatgtcattagatatagcggatcatcgacctcatcATCCGGCCTATCTGCAGGTTTCGCGGGTCTCACAGctccctgtttatccaacataattaattgacataatttaatcacagtaaacattttaattggaaaaataagcatttaatgacactaaaatacctgttctgataaacgcttgactagatgtgtcggccaagcaaggaatgtGTTAAGAGCCTGTCCCACGACCTTAACCTCTttagtgggtacaggaatgggAGCATCTACATCTCTAATCTCCTCAACACTAACCTTAACTTGATCATGCAGCAAAGGAATGTTGTGAATTGTTgtagatccctcataaactcttcccaGGGCAACCAGGCGAGAAGGATATTCTTCAATATACAACCCACATTTGTATGAGTCACCGGTGTCTAGAtcgttccctgagggatcaacacaactctcctttgtgctgacacgagcagCTGAAGGACCAACATCAGGTTCAGGAGGCAGTGcgagtccctgtgattgcatttGGCTGAAGGATAACATTAGCCGTCGAGTGACTTTTTCTGTGATTGAATCCTCTAGTTGGTCCTTGATTTGTTGCGTCAACTGTTGCAGGTATTCGGGAGCAATGGAGGAGGTCCTTGAAGctgatccaaagtattgtttgatgGTTATACCGGCTCCTACAGCACGCACACgaccagggtgttctggtcgcccaatggcagcagtcagtATATCATGACGTCCATGGGTAACAAAGGAACCCTGTGAGGCCTGCTCCTCAAGCGCATCCTGTGAAGAACACATTTATTCTATACTTaatcacacaataaaaaaaataattacaattatgaattgaaagtgacttacaatcttgtcagcaatttcctttgctgctTCAGATGTCATGTCaccagttttcttggtgcgggctagcttccacttcacgtgtcgtttgatgggagatggaggatcaatgaCGGTGTCAGTGCTTCCGGATTGAGTTGCTTCctctagttttttctttctcttctcatccatcaactttttttctaaatattcataacccccacgagacatcACGTGAGGGGCAGTGTTTTGTTTTTGGACAGCTTGTGCTTTTTTTCGAACATTCTgtaaaaatgaaacattaatgaaactcatgattacaatgtattataataagttcatttaaagttaaaaaaatgaaaatcccaAATTAGTTACCTCCCATGAAGGGTCTCTACGGCTCTGGCAAAATTGGgtccatttctccttgctaatgccgTACATTTTGCATACAGTGTCATCAACACTATCCTTGTCagctgcaagtgcccatttcgacgtcaaatcagacttaaactgtctccaccgctcccccacagtctgaagtattttcttttttgtccttaaatcagatgcttcagggatatcaaattcagcctaACAAAGagtaaattaggttttattaatactaaattcaaatatttggctaacaaacaatatggaacatgaaataatacatgatacctgaatatcctcccatatcaaatccttctgagtaATAGGGACATGCTTCCAATTTTCGTATGTgacatccaccttatcacgagcaACGATCCCTAAATATGTTCTAAATTTCTTGCTGTGGGGACCGTCTGCTTTGCCAGTAACAGGATCCACATGGACAAGGGGTCTCTCTGCCCCAACTGGTCTAGGGTAAGTActagtattaattaaaaaaagactttaaataataattagactTGCATTAAACTTGAGCACTAGATTATAATTTGCAGAATGATAATTCCCTTTTAAGGTAAGTACTTtgctttattaatttaatttgctcGTGTTGACTGTTGAGTTTCAAAAGCAATTTGTTGATTGTCAATATATCAGTCCCCCAttggaaattgaaattcaatttgaagtTAGATACTGGTACgaatcttctttttctttttgtaatatAAGTCAATTATTTGCACTTTTAACTATAACTTGTTTAATTGACTTTTGCATtctcaaattaatttatcagtGAATGGACAATTGATATTTGGGCCCAGTTCAGTTTTGAACCGTTTAGCCCAACTAGAATTTTTTAACAGGCCTATTTCTCTTCGCCAATATAAatcaaaaagaataataaaaacagctagttttctttttaaaagagaaaCGCTATATTTGTTAATTAGTTCGATTTTCATGGTTtagtaatttactttttttaaagcaaTTCATGAGCAAACCAACATTAATCAATcacattttcatataatttaaaaacatgcCTATATACTTTATCAATCAACTTCATTTTGACGAATGATatgccttttaaaaaatattaattttatattttttatactctatttgaattttaaaaaattattatattttttatatttcagtaaatatatatgtatctttaacgttttttcctaaaatatgtATCTTTTTGACGGCATGTATTTAATATTATGCAAGAAtcatatcttaaattaatttttagaatttttttataaataacaatgattttatatttattctgaaatatgtccattgaaataaattattttatcggtCATAGAGATCTGactaaacaattatttttttttgtcttttcttggttgaatagttattatatatttttatgtttaatttttacgaataaaaaaaattaatcaatccgACCCTACACTTACTTGGATAGTAGTCACACACTACATTTGGACATTTGCAGTAGATCgatctttgacaaaaaaaagttacgcaagattttaatttctataaagaaaccatataattttgttgattaaataataataaaattaaatttacgaaattcattttaaaaatttagtttaatttttaaatgtttaccttttgaatttatatttgtttcttaattattatatatttttaattaaaatataattaataacgcaatatatgatttttttaaaatatataaaaattaaaaaaaaatttatattaacatcggttttttggaaaaccgatgttaacatatcatatgttaacatcggtttttcaaaaaccgatgttaactaatgatgttaacatcggttttttcaaaaaccgatgttaactaatgatgttaacatcggttttccaaaaaaccgatgttaactaatgatgttaacatcggttttccaaaaaaccgatgttaacgtgtatgcattaacatcggttttttggaaaaccgatgttaacatattatacgttaacatcggtttttgaaaaaccgatgttaacaaatgatgttaacatcggttttccaaaaaaccgatgttaacatcattagttaacatcggttttttggaaaaccgatgttaagaataatactttatttacaaatatgccaccgcgtttaacttaacatcggttttgtaaaaacccgatgttaataAGCCGATGTTAAAACTACTTTTTGTAATAGtgaataaaaatttgtttattattttagtgtTTCATAGATAACTTTTAcgctaaaaaataaagtaaattgttCATGAAGTTAACTTAAGATTAGAGATAAAATTTTGGATGATAAAAATGGtggattttttaaagaaaaatcatggCCATTCATTTAATATACAACCCTTGAAAGTTGgtattaattaaatga from Glycine soja cultivar W05 chromosome 8, ASM419377v2, whole genome shotgun sequence includes:
- the LOC114423370 gene encoding citrate synthase, glyoxysomal-like; translation: MSKTTTSSEQTARNRLATLAAHLLPSDATSAAAILHPHRLSAPTGDLPPANLKGTLTVVDERTGKKYQIEVTPDGTVRASDFKKISSGKNDKGLKLYDPGYLNTAPVISRISYIDGDAGILRYRGYPIEDLAEKSTFTEVSYLILYGNLPSESQLAEWEFALSQHSAVPQGVLDMIESMPHDAHPMGMLVNAMSALSVFHPDANPALKGLDIYNSKQVRDKQIARVIGKITTIAAAINLRLAGRPPVLPSNKLSYTENFLYMLDSFGNRSYKPNPRLTRALDIIFVLHAEHEMNCSTSAVRHLSSSGVDVYTAIAGAVGALYGPLHGGANEAVLKMLSEIGTVENIPAFIEGVKARKRKLSGFGHRVYKNYDPRAKVLRKLTEEVFSIVGRDPLIEIAVALEKIALSDEYFIKRKLYPNVDFYSGLIYRAMGFQPEFFTVLFAIPRMAGYLAHWRESLDDPDTKIMRPQQVYVGEWLRHYAPINQRTASSNTDKLGQLAVSNASKRRLAGSGA
- the LOC114424211 gene encoding uncharacterized protein LOC114424211, which produces MDPEFKYPSCVLEFWHMKLCDLNASTYPRPVGAERPLVHVDPVTGKADGPHSKKFRTYLGIVARDKVDVTYENWKHVPITQKDLIWEDIQAEFDIPEASDLRTKKKILQTVGERWRQFKSDLTSKWALAADKDSVDDTVCKMYGISKEKWTQFCQSRRDPSWENVRKKAQAVQKQNTAPHVMSRGGYEYLEKKLMDEKRKKKLEEATQSGSTDTVIDPPSPIKRHVKWKLARTKKTGDMTSEAAKEIADKIDALEEQASQGSFVTHGRHDILTAAIGRPEHPGRVRAVGAGITIKQYFGSASRTSSIAPEYLQQLTQQIKDQLEDSITEKVTRRLMLSFSQMQSQGLALPPEPDVGPSAARVSTKESCVDPSGNDLDTGDSYKCGLYIEEYPSRLVALGRVYEGSTTIHNIPLLHDQVKVSVEEIRDVDAPIPVPTKEVKVVGQALNTFLAWPTHLVKRLSEQGAVRPAKPADRPDDEVDDPLYLMTLTIPQLFLKPLQVMWDATLFGLFNENFPLYIKHEDLSEIAHGGQCLSISVIQLWILHMTETSMRAGNIDVYGFLEPHIV